A genome region from Manihot esculenta cultivar AM560-2 chromosome 5, M.esculenta_v8, whole genome shotgun sequence includes the following:
- the LOC110615008 gene encoding dynamin-related protein 5A isoform X2, producing the protein MENLISLVNKIQRACTALGDHGEESALPTLWDSLPAIAVVGGQSSGKSSVLESVVGKDFLPRGAAAVRKEISDETDRETGRTKQISTVPIHLSIYSPNVVNLTLVDLPGLTKVAVDGQPEGIVQDIENMVRSYIEKPNCIILAISPANQDLATSDAIKISREVDPKGERTFGVLTKIDLMDKGTDAVDILEGKSYKLQFPWIGVVNRSQADINKSVDMIAARRREREYFQTSPEYQHLAQRMGSEHLGKMLSKHLEQVIKSRIPGLQSLINKTISDLESELSRLGKPVATDAGGKLYMIMEICRSFDQIFKERLDGIRPGGDKIYLVFDNQLPAALKRLQFDKHLSIDNVRKLICEADGYQPHLIAPEQGYRRLIESTLTTIRGPAEAAVDAVHAILKELVQKSISETMELKQYPTLRAEVSNAAIESLERMREESRKATLQLVDMECCYLTVEFFRKLPQDVEKGGNPTHSIFDRYNDSYLRRIGSNVLSYVNMVCASLRNSIPKSVVYCQVREAKRSLLDYFFAELGKKETKQLSSLLDEDPAVMQRRTSLAKRLELYRSAQAEIDAVAWAAK; encoded by the exons AGTTCTGGGAAGTCTTCAGTCTTGGAGAGCGTTGTTGGCAAGGACTTTCTACCTCGTGGGGCAG CTGCTGTGAGGAAGGAGATTTCTGATGAGACTGATCGAGAGACTGGCCGCACCAAACAAATCTCCACTGTTCCAATCCATCTTAGCATTTATTCCCCAAATG TTGTGAATTTAACATTGGTTGATCTTCCTGGTCTTACCAAAGTGGCTGTTG ACGGTCAACCAGAAGGCATTGTGCAGGACATTGAGAATATGGTCCGCTCATATATTGAGAAG CCAAACTGTATTATTCTGGCAATTTCTCCTGCCAATCAGGATCTTGCGACATCAGATGCAATTAAGATATCTCGTGAAGTCGACCCCAAAG GGGAGCGGACATTTGGAGTTTTAACGAAGATTGATCTCATGGACAAGGGTACTGATGCAGTTGAT ATCTTGGAAGGAAAATCATATAAGCTACAATTCCCTTGGATTGGTGTTGTTAACCGCTCTCAAGCTGATATCAACAAAAGTGTGGATATGATTGCTGCTCGTCGTAGAGAACGGGAGTATTTTCAAACTAGCCCCGAGTATCAGCATCTTGCTCAAAGGATGGGTTCTGAGCATTTAGGAAAGATGCTTTCTAAG catttggaacaagtTATCAAGTCTCGAATTCCTGGCCTTCAGTCTCTTATCAACAAAACTATTTCTGATCTAGAATCAGAATTGAGCCGTCTTGGGAAGCCTGTTGCTACTGATGCAGGG GGaaaattatatatgataatGGAAATATGCCGTTCTTTTGACCAAATATTTAAAGAACGTCTAGATGGAAT ACGTCCCGGTGGTGATAAAATCTATCTTGTGTTCGATAATCAGTTACCTGCTGCACTCAAGAGGTTGCAATTTGATAAACACCTTTCAATAGACAATGTGAGAAAGCTAATATGTGAAGCTGATGGGTATCAGCCACATCTAATTGCTCCTGAACAAGGTTATCGCCGTCTGATAGAATCTACTCTGACAACTATCAGAGGTCCTGCAGAGGCAGCTGTAGATGCT GTCCATGCTATACTGAAGGAACTAGTTCAGAAGTCTATCAGCGAGACCATG GAATTAAAGCAGTATCCCACTCTGAGAGCGGAAGTCAGTAATGCAGCTATTGAATCATTGGAGCGGATGAGGGAAGAAAGCAGGAAAGCAACTTTGCAGCTAGTCGATATGGAGTGTTGTTACTTGACCGTGGAATTTTTCCGGAAGCTTCCTCAAGATGTTGAGAAGGGTGGAAATCCTACACATTCAATTTTTGACAGATATAATGATTCATACCTTAGGCGAATTG GAAGCAATGTACTGTCCTACGTGAACATGGTATGTGCAAGTTTGAGAAATTCAATCCCCAAGTCTGTTGTGTATTGTCAAGTGAGGGAAGCAAAACGTAGTTTACTAGATTATTTCTTTGCAGAGTTGGGTAAGAAGGAG ACAAAACAGTTGTCTTCCTTGTTGGACGAGGATCCAGCAGTGATGCAGCGACGTACCTCCCTTGCGAAGAGACTGGAATTGTACAGAAGTGCCCAAGCAGAGATTGATGCAGTCGCATGGGCAGCCAAGTAG
- the LOC110615008 gene encoding dynamin-related protein 5A isoform X1 — MENLISLVNKIQRACTALGDHGEESALPTLWDSLPAIAVVGGQSSGKSSVLESVVGKDFLPRGAGIVTRRPLVLQLHRIDEGREYAEFMHLPRKKFTDFAAVRKEISDETDRETGRTKQISTVPIHLSIYSPNVVNLTLVDLPGLTKVAVDGQPEGIVQDIENMVRSYIEKPNCIILAISPANQDLATSDAIKISREVDPKGERTFGVLTKIDLMDKGTDAVDILEGKSYKLQFPWIGVVNRSQADINKSVDMIAARRREREYFQTSPEYQHLAQRMGSEHLGKMLSKHLEQVIKSRIPGLQSLINKTISDLESELSRLGKPVATDAGGKLYMIMEICRSFDQIFKERLDGIRPGGDKIYLVFDNQLPAALKRLQFDKHLSIDNVRKLICEADGYQPHLIAPEQGYRRLIESTLTTIRGPAEAAVDAVHAILKELVQKSISETMELKQYPTLRAEVSNAAIESLERMREESRKATLQLVDMECCYLTVEFFRKLPQDVEKGGNPTHSIFDRYNDSYLRRIGSNVLSYVNMVCASLRNSIPKSVVYCQVREAKRSLLDYFFAELGKKETKQLSSLLDEDPAVMQRRTSLAKRLELYRSAQAEIDAVAWAAK; from the exons AGTTCTGGGAAGTCTTCAGTCTTGGAGAGCGTTGTTGGCAAGGACTTTCTACCTCGTGGGGCAG GGATTGTTACTCGACGTCCTCTTGTCCTGCAGCTTCATAGAATTGATGAAGGAAGGGAATACGCTGAGTTTATGCATCTCCCAAGGAAGAAGTTTACTGATTTTG CTGCTGTGAGGAAGGAGATTTCTGATGAGACTGATCGAGAGACTGGCCGCACCAAACAAATCTCCACTGTTCCAATCCATCTTAGCATTTATTCCCCAAATG TTGTGAATTTAACATTGGTTGATCTTCCTGGTCTTACCAAAGTGGCTGTTG ACGGTCAACCAGAAGGCATTGTGCAGGACATTGAGAATATGGTCCGCTCATATATTGAGAAG CCAAACTGTATTATTCTGGCAATTTCTCCTGCCAATCAGGATCTTGCGACATCAGATGCAATTAAGATATCTCGTGAAGTCGACCCCAAAG GGGAGCGGACATTTGGAGTTTTAACGAAGATTGATCTCATGGACAAGGGTACTGATGCAGTTGAT ATCTTGGAAGGAAAATCATATAAGCTACAATTCCCTTGGATTGGTGTTGTTAACCGCTCTCAAGCTGATATCAACAAAAGTGTGGATATGATTGCTGCTCGTCGTAGAGAACGGGAGTATTTTCAAACTAGCCCCGAGTATCAGCATCTTGCTCAAAGGATGGGTTCTGAGCATTTAGGAAAGATGCTTTCTAAG catttggaacaagtTATCAAGTCTCGAATTCCTGGCCTTCAGTCTCTTATCAACAAAACTATTTCTGATCTAGAATCAGAATTGAGCCGTCTTGGGAAGCCTGTTGCTACTGATGCAGGG GGaaaattatatatgataatGGAAATATGCCGTTCTTTTGACCAAATATTTAAAGAACGTCTAGATGGAAT ACGTCCCGGTGGTGATAAAATCTATCTTGTGTTCGATAATCAGTTACCTGCTGCACTCAAGAGGTTGCAATTTGATAAACACCTTTCAATAGACAATGTGAGAAAGCTAATATGTGAAGCTGATGGGTATCAGCCACATCTAATTGCTCCTGAACAAGGTTATCGCCGTCTGATAGAATCTACTCTGACAACTATCAGAGGTCCTGCAGAGGCAGCTGTAGATGCT GTCCATGCTATACTGAAGGAACTAGTTCAGAAGTCTATCAGCGAGACCATG GAATTAAAGCAGTATCCCACTCTGAGAGCGGAAGTCAGTAATGCAGCTATTGAATCATTGGAGCGGATGAGGGAAGAAAGCAGGAAAGCAACTTTGCAGCTAGTCGATATGGAGTGTTGTTACTTGACCGTGGAATTTTTCCGGAAGCTTCCTCAAGATGTTGAGAAGGGTGGAAATCCTACACATTCAATTTTTGACAGATATAATGATTCATACCTTAGGCGAATTG GAAGCAATGTACTGTCCTACGTGAACATGGTATGTGCAAGTTTGAGAAATTCAATCCCCAAGTCTGTTGTGTATTGTCAAGTGAGGGAAGCAAAACGTAGTTTACTAGATTATTTCTTTGCAGAGTTGGGTAAGAAGGAG ACAAAACAGTTGTCTTCCTTGTTGGACGAGGATCCAGCAGTGATGCAGCGACGTACCTCCCTTGCGAAGAGACTGGAATTGTACAGAAGTGCCCAAGCAGAGATTGATGCAGTCGCATGGGCAGCCAAGTAG
- the LOC110615008 gene encoding dynamin-related protein 5A isoform X3, translating to MHLPRKKFTDFAAVRKEISDETDRETGRTKQISTVPIHLSIYSPNVVNLTLVDLPGLTKVAVDGQPEGIVQDIENMVRSYIEKPNCIILAISPANQDLATSDAIKISREVDPKGERTFGVLTKIDLMDKGTDAVDILEGKSYKLQFPWIGVVNRSQADINKSVDMIAARRREREYFQTSPEYQHLAQRMGSEHLGKMLSKHLEQVIKSRIPGLQSLINKTISDLESELSRLGKPVATDAGGKLYMIMEICRSFDQIFKERLDGIRPGGDKIYLVFDNQLPAALKRLQFDKHLSIDNVRKLICEADGYQPHLIAPEQGYRRLIESTLTTIRGPAEAAVDAVHAILKELVQKSISETMELKQYPTLRAEVSNAAIESLERMREESRKATLQLVDMECCYLTVEFFRKLPQDVEKGGNPTHSIFDRYNDSYLRRIGSNVLSYVNMVCASLRNSIPKSVVYCQVREAKRSLLDYFFAELGKKETKQLSSLLDEDPAVMQRRTSLAKRLELYRSAQAEIDAVAWAAK from the exons ATGCATCTCCCAAGGAAGAAGTTTACTGATTTTG CTGCTGTGAGGAAGGAGATTTCTGATGAGACTGATCGAGAGACTGGCCGCACCAAACAAATCTCCACTGTTCCAATCCATCTTAGCATTTATTCCCCAAATG TTGTGAATTTAACATTGGTTGATCTTCCTGGTCTTACCAAAGTGGCTGTTG ACGGTCAACCAGAAGGCATTGTGCAGGACATTGAGAATATGGTCCGCTCATATATTGAGAAG CCAAACTGTATTATTCTGGCAATTTCTCCTGCCAATCAGGATCTTGCGACATCAGATGCAATTAAGATATCTCGTGAAGTCGACCCCAAAG GGGAGCGGACATTTGGAGTTTTAACGAAGATTGATCTCATGGACAAGGGTACTGATGCAGTTGAT ATCTTGGAAGGAAAATCATATAAGCTACAATTCCCTTGGATTGGTGTTGTTAACCGCTCTCAAGCTGATATCAACAAAAGTGTGGATATGATTGCTGCTCGTCGTAGAGAACGGGAGTATTTTCAAACTAGCCCCGAGTATCAGCATCTTGCTCAAAGGATGGGTTCTGAGCATTTAGGAAAGATGCTTTCTAAG catttggaacaagtTATCAAGTCTCGAATTCCTGGCCTTCAGTCTCTTATCAACAAAACTATTTCTGATCTAGAATCAGAATTGAGCCGTCTTGGGAAGCCTGTTGCTACTGATGCAGGG GGaaaattatatatgataatGGAAATATGCCGTTCTTTTGACCAAATATTTAAAGAACGTCTAGATGGAAT ACGTCCCGGTGGTGATAAAATCTATCTTGTGTTCGATAATCAGTTACCTGCTGCACTCAAGAGGTTGCAATTTGATAAACACCTTTCAATAGACAATGTGAGAAAGCTAATATGTGAAGCTGATGGGTATCAGCCACATCTAATTGCTCCTGAACAAGGTTATCGCCGTCTGATAGAATCTACTCTGACAACTATCAGAGGTCCTGCAGAGGCAGCTGTAGATGCT GTCCATGCTATACTGAAGGAACTAGTTCAGAAGTCTATCAGCGAGACCATG GAATTAAAGCAGTATCCCACTCTGAGAGCGGAAGTCAGTAATGCAGCTATTGAATCATTGGAGCGGATGAGGGAAGAAAGCAGGAAAGCAACTTTGCAGCTAGTCGATATGGAGTGTTGTTACTTGACCGTGGAATTTTTCCGGAAGCTTCCTCAAGATGTTGAGAAGGGTGGAAATCCTACACATTCAATTTTTGACAGATATAATGATTCATACCTTAGGCGAATTG GAAGCAATGTACTGTCCTACGTGAACATGGTATGTGCAAGTTTGAGAAATTCAATCCCCAAGTCTGTTGTGTATTGTCAAGTGAGGGAAGCAAAACGTAGTTTACTAGATTATTTCTTTGCAGAGTTGGGTAAGAAGGAG ACAAAACAGTTGTCTTCCTTGTTGGACGAGGATCCAGCAGTGATGCAGCGACGTACCTCCCTTGCGAAGAGACTGGAATTGTACAGAAGTGCCCAAGCAGAGATTGATGCAGTCGCATGGGCAGCCAAGTAG
- the LOC110615154 gene encoding wax ester synthase/diacylglycerol acyltransferase 11, translating to MESQKRLKWRKPDLKPVQTGRVNKNTEEIAEEEPLSPAARLFHEPNFNVYVLAIMGCKTRIHPRVIKANLVHTLLKHPRFSSLQVIDKKNNKEMKWVRTEVDLDKHVLVPELDESIEAPDRFIEDYISSLTKTIINRSQPLWDLHLLNLKTSDAEAIGVFRIHHSLGDGTSLMSLLLACTRQISDPEALPTVPTMVKKQQQQEEKKGFLVKFWMYVMKVWWVIQLFWNTMVDVFMFMVTMLFLKDTETPLKGPPGVEFTPRRIVWRTVSLDDFKLVKNALNATVNDVALGVTQAGLSRYLNRKYGDEFNENDNEEPTQMKNNLPKNIRLRATLLVNVRPVSGIQALADMMEKEGEAKWGNWIGYVLLPFTIAIRDDPIDYVREAKATVDRKKRSLEAFCTFSIAEMILKLLGIKTANSISHRTISHTTMCFSNLVGPQEEIGFYGHPMAYLAPSSFNQPHGLMINFQSYANKMSIVLSVDEKTVPDPHQLIHDIIGSLKSIKDAVVSRDLVNSHG from the exons ATGGAGTCACAGAAACGTCTAAAATGGAGAAAGCCAGATCTTAAACCAGTTCAAACAGGCAGAGTGAATAAGAACACAGAGGAAATCGCTGAAGAAGAACCACTGAGTCCAGCAGCTCGGTTGTTCCATGAACCCAACTTCAATGTCTACGTCCTGGCTATCATGGGTTGCAAGACCCGAATTCATCCGCGTGTCATTAAAGCCAACTTGGTGCACACTCTGCTCAAGCACCCTCGCTTCTCAAGTTTACAG GTCATtgacaagaaaaataataaagaaatgaaATGGGTACGCACGGAAGTTGATTTGGACAAGCACGTACTTGTTCCAGAATTAGATGAAAGCATTGAAGCACCAGACAGATTCATAGAAGATTATATCTCCAGCCTCACCAAAACCATTATTAACAGATCACAGCCACTTTGGGACCTCCATCTCCTCAACCTGAAAACTTCAGATGCTGAGGCCATTGGCGTTTTCAGAATCCACCACTCTCTCGGCGATGGAACTTCTCTTATGTCTCTTCTATTGGCATGCACTCGACAAATCTCTGATCCTGAGGCATTGCCTACTGTTCCTACGATGGTCaagaagcagcagcagcaggaAGAGAAGAAGGGTTTTCTAGTGAAATTTTGGATGTATGTTATGAAAGTTTGGTGGGTTATTCAACTGTTCTGGAATACTATGGTTGATGTGTTCATGTTTATGGTCACCATGCTGTTCTTGAAGGATACCGAGACCCCTTTGAAAGGTCCACCAGGTGTTGAGTTTACTCCTCGACGCATTGTTTGGCGGACTGTGAGTTTGGATGATTTCAAGTTGGTGAAGAATGCATTAAACGCT ACTGTGAACGATGTTGCTCTGGGAGTCACACAGGCTGGCTTGTCACGGTATCTTAATAGAAAATATG GCGACGAGTTTAATGAGAATGATAACGAGGAACCAACacaaatgaaaaataatctCCCAAAGAATATCAGGCTCAGAGCAACTCTTCTTGTCAATGTACGACCTGTCTCAGGAATTCAG GCTTTAGCTGATATGATGGAAAAGGAAGGTGAAGCAAAATGGGGGAACTGGATTGGTTATGTCCTTCTCCCTTTCACCATTGCCATACGAGATGACCCTATAGATTATGTTCGAGAAGCCAAAGCCACTGTTGATCGAAAGAAGCGTTCTTTAGAAGCATTCTGCACTTTCTCCATTGCTGAAATGATCCTTAAGCTTCTTGGCATTAAG ACAGCAAATTCTATATCCCACAGAACTATCAGTCACACGACAATGTGCTTCTCGAATCTAGTTGGACCCCAAGAGGAAATCGGATTTTATGGCCATCCAATGGCTTACTTAGCTCCGAGTTCTTTCAATCAACCACAC GGTTTGATGATTAACTTCCAAAGTTATGCCAATAAGATGAGCATCGTTTTATCGGTTGATGAAAAGACTGTTCCTGATCCTCACCAGCTAATTCATGACATCATTGGATCTCTCAAATCCATTAAAGATGCTGTGGTGTCCAGAGATCTTGTCAATTCTCATggataa